The proteins below come from a single Seriola aureovittata isolate HTS-2021-v1 ecotype China chromosome 23, ASM2101889v1, whole genome shotgun sequence genomic window:
- the LOC130164697 gene encoding Fc receptor-like protein 5 encodes MEITSLCLMLSATLKIHPNRLQFFWYNPLSLSCAVPENSGVWTLRRNTSSWISQPCSAGWGISHQLSCNIDNTYPLDSGVYWCQSERGECSNAINITVNDGAVILESPALPVTEGDEVMLLCSYREEDVTEPMSNFSAKFYKDGVFLGAHPAGNMTFSSVSRSDEGFYRCEHPKRGQSPQSWLAVSSRVTAQPPPPPPPPPPPPPFMSLPRLVCTVLLITLYIVLLVVSVMVYRNWAKARAEARRESERLSIH; translated from the exons ATGGAGATCACCTCACTCTGCCTCATGCTTT CAGCCACGCTGAAGATCCATCCCAACAGACTTCAGTTCTTTTGGTACAACCCGCTCAGTCTGAGCTGCGCAGTGCCGGAAAACTCTGGAGTCTGGACACTGAGGAGAAACACCTCCTCTTGGATTTCTCAGCCGTGCAGCGCGGGCTGGGGAATATCTCACCAGTTGTCCTGCAACATTGACAACACCTATCCATTAGACAGTGGAGTGTACTGGTGTCAGTCTGAGCGAGGGGAGTGCAGTAACGCCATCAACATCACCGTTAACG ATGGTGCTGTGATCCTGGAGAGTCCTGCTCTTCCTGTGACAGAGGGAGATGAAGTGATGCTTCTCTGCTCTTACAGAGAAGAAGACGTCACCGAACCTATGTCTAATTTCTCTGCAAAGTTCTACAAAGATGGTGTTTTCCTTGGGGCCCATCCTGCAGGAAACATGACCTTCTCTTCAGTGTCCAGGTCTGATGAAGGTTTCTACAGGTGTGAACATCCCAAAAGAGGACAGTCGCCACAGAGCTGGTTGGCTGTGAGCAGCAGAG TCACAGCTcagccgcctcctcctcctcctcctcctcctcctcctcctcctttcatgTCTCTGCCCAGGCTGGTGTGTACCGTCCTGCTGATCACCCTTTACATTGTGCTGCTCGTAGTGTCCGTGATGGTCTACAGAAACTGGGCTAAAG CTCGAGCTGAAGCAAGGAGAGAATCTGAACGTCTTTCAATCCACTGA
- the LOC130164020 gene encoding uncharacterized protein LOC130164020, with protein MCLVMAFLNMQCFLLLLLLPIGPAVTEVVTSMSDCANFFLQQTPPQIPGILEGGNIQNQNRYKAICQTLRNARTFVTLYDTNNTIPVFSAGMYRGKEASRPNVNWKIEPQLEDLRLSHNMGIENKKRSYRYQAVNADYKNQTSFDRGHLLPSSYGLTKRDSESTFTLTNIVPQEGTFNKGSWNSMENCIRCVLDEYCINNNGRKEGFVVIGAKPSTNNILNNKINIPAMLWSAFCCYSQSKGMWLASAHWGENVPENIKDNLYMQTKTLAELQAEMGTEFEVFPGTECPLDSTVAQFYPHLNAENNNCKCPPSVSTTSAPSTSISTSPVSTSAPVPTTSDSPTTTSGSPTTTYGLFTTTTGTSSTSGPTTTSAPASTTSVPLTTTPGTSSTSDPATTSSAPASTTSGPLTTTPGISSTSGPTPTTTETPATTILLTTTLPLTTTSSPTTTKPQTTTILPTTTAPTTTTTTTTATTTTSTTTTTTTTTTTTTTKKKDKDENKNESEQRQNEPRPAEEAGRTRFHKLAGVAAAGVAGAGVAGAGVAGAGVAGAGVAAAGVAGAGVAAAGVAGAGVAAAGVAAAGVAGAGVAGAGVAAAGVAAAGVAAAGVAGADEAGADEAGADEAGAGVAGADEAGADEAGAGVAGADEAGAGVAGAGVAGADEAGADEAGADEAGAGVAGADEAGADEAGAGLAVSKIKHKKKYCKKMDRHYSVQLREVIYCKLYCAIYSC; from the exons ATg TGTTTGGTGATGGCATTTCTGAACATGCAGTgcttcctgcttctcctcctcctaccCATCGGTCCTGCAGTAACCGAGGTGGTGACATCGATGTCAGATTGTGCGAACTTTTTCCTCCAGCAAACACCACCACAGATCCCGGGAATCTTGGAGGGAGGGAACATCCAGAACCAGAACAGATACAAAGCCATTTGCCAGACTCTAAGAAACGCCAGAACGTTTGTGACACTCTACGACACCAACAACACGATTCCAGTGTTTTCTGCTGGCATGTACAGAGGGAAAGAAGCAAGTAGACCGAATGTTAATTGGAAGATAGAACCACAG CTTGAGGACTTACGTCTCAGCCACAACATGggcattgaaaacaaaaaaaggagcTACAGATACCAGGCTGTGAATGCTGATTACAAGAACCAAACGTCGTTTGACAGAGGCCATTTATTACCAAGCTCTTATGGCTTGACTAAAAGAGATAGCGAATCTACTTTCACCCTGACCAACATTGTTCCCCAAGAAGGAACATTTAACAAGGGAAGCTGGAACAGCATGGAGAACTGCATCAGATGTGTTCTGGATGAATACTGCATCAACAACAACGGCCGTAAAGAAGGTTTTGTGGTGATCGGAGCAAAGCCCAGCACCAACAACATCCTCAACAACAAGATTAATATTCCAGCCATGCTCTGGTCGGCATTCTGTTGCTACAGTCAGAGTAAGGGGATGTGGTTGGCAAGTGCACACTGGGGCGAAAACGTCCCAGAAAATATTAAAGATAATCTATATATGCAGACGAAGACCTTGGCAGAGCTTCAGGCTGAAATGGGAACAGAATTTGAAGTATTTCCTGGAACAGAATGTCCTCTCGACTCAACTGTCGCTCAGTTTTACCCTCATCTTAACGCTGAAAATAATAACTGCAAATGCCCACCATCTGTTTCAACTACTTCTGCTCCTTCTACATCTATCTCTACCTCTCCAGTTTCAACATCTGCCCCTGTTCCTACTACATCAGACTCACCAACAACCACATCTGGCTCACCCACTACCACATATGGCCTTTTTACAACCACAACTGGAACTTCATCTACATCTGGCCCCACCACCACTTCTGCCCCAGCCAGTACCACATCTGTGCCTTTGACTACCACACCTGGAACTTCATCTACATCTGACCCCGCTACCACCTCTTCTGCCCCTGCCAGTACCACATCTGGGCCTTTGACTACCACACCTGGAATTTCATCTACATCTGGgcctacacccacaactactGAAACACCAGCAACAACTATTCTTCTAACAACCACTCTCCCTCTGACCACAACATCTTCTCCTACAACTACTAAACCCCAAACTACTACCATTCTACCGACAACCACGGCCCCtacaacaaccaccacaactactactgctacaaCCACTACCTCCACCACAACCACTACCACAACCACAACtaccacaacaaccacaaagaagaaagacaaagatgaaaacaaaaatgaaagtgagCAGAGACAAAATGAACCAAGACCAGCAGAAGAAGCAGGCAGAACAAGGTTTCATAAATTGGCTGGTGTAGCAGCAGCTGGTGTAGCAGGAGCTGGTGTAGCAGGAGCTGGTGTAGCAGGAGCTGGTGTAGCAGGAGCTGGTGTAGCAGCAGCTGGTGTAGCAGGAGCTGGTGTAGCAGCAGCTGGTGTAGCAGGAGCTGGTGTAGCAGCAGCTGGTGTAGCAGCAGCTGGTGTAGCAGGAGCTGGTGTAGCAGGAGCTGGTGTAGCAGCAGCTGGTGTAGCAGCAGCTGGTGTAGCAGCAGCTGGTGTAGCAGGAGCTGATGAAGCAGGAGCTGATGAAGCAGGAGCTGATGAAGCAGGAGCTGGTGTAGCAGGAGCTGATGAAGCAGGAGCTGATGAAGCAGGAGCTGGTGTAGCAGGAGCTGATGAAGCAGGAGCTGGTGTAGCAGGAGCTGGTGTAGCAGGAGCTGATGAAGCAGGAGCTGATGAAGCAGGAGCTGATGAAGCAGGAGCTGGTGTAGCAGGAGCTGATGAAGCAGGAGCTGATGAAGCAGGAGCTGGTTTAGCAGTTTctaaaattaaacataaaaaaaaatactgtaaaaaaatgGACAGGCATTATTCAGTACAACTACGTGAAGTAATCTATTGCAAATTGTATTGTGCAATTTATTCTTGTTAA
- the LOC130164021 gene encoding low affinity immunoglobulin gamma Fc region receptor II-c-like, with amino-acid sequence MLTHPAQSQHGGVMQPLTGCHSVRCNMEVIALCTIVAALKVIPDRSQFFQYESVSLSCVEPGTNYSDWTVKRNTSSMKNEECANTWGTKNESHCNVGDFYPSDTGAYWCEFGAGECSDAVNITVTAGAVILESPVHPVQEGDAVTLRCTNQTTSSTNLTAEFYKDDLLVRSSSTGNMTIRSVRKSDEGFYKCYIAGGDGSTKSWLAVRAGRPESFQPPLALILLPVLGGVCLSLALLYLWRKRKGKAESDVAYTDVTITQEVPFTRETEIDFQSTVYSKLKAVAT; translated from the exons ATGTTGACACATCCGGCACAGAGTCAGCACGGAGGTGTGATGCAGCCCCTCACAGGCTGCCATTCGGTTCGCTGCAACATGGAGGTAATAGCACTTTGCACTATTGTAG CTGCTCTGAAAGTCATTCCCGACAGATCCCAGTTCTTTCAGTATGAGTCCGTCAGTCTGAGCTGTGTGGAGCCTGGTACCAACTACTCTGATTGGACAGTAAAGAGGAACACATCCTCAATGAAAAACGAAGAGTGTGCCAACACTTGGGGGACAAAGAACGAGTCCCACTGCAACGTTGGTGATTTTTACCCTTCAGACACTGGAGCGTACTGGTGTGAGTTTGGAGCTGGAGAGTGCAGCGATGCCGTCAACATCACTGTGACCG CTGGCGCCGTGATCCTGGAGAGCCCTGTCCATCCCGTGCAGGAGGGAGATGCCGTGACTCTGCGCTGCACAAATCAGACGACGTCCTCCACCAACCTCACAGCTGAATTTTACAAAGACGACCTCCTCGTCAGAAGCAGCTCCACAGGAAACATGACCATCCGCAGTGTTAGAAAGTCTGATGAAGGTTTCTACAAGTGTTACATCGCTGGAGGAGACGGATCAACAAAGAGCTGGCTGGCTGTCAGAG CTGGGCGTCCTGAATCTTTTCAACCACCTCTCGCGCTCATTCTGCTTCCTGTGCTGGGGGGCGTCTGCCTCTCGCTGGCGTTGCTGTACCTGTGGAGGAAACGAAAAG GTAAAGCTGAAAGTGACGTGGCATACACTGACGTCACCATCACACAGGAAGTGCCATTCACAAGGGaaacag AAATCGACTTTCAATCAACTGTCTACTCAAAACTCAAAGCAGTGGCCACCTGA